Part of the Drosophila pseudoobscura strain MV-25-SWS-2005 chromosome 2, UCI_Dpse_MV25, whole genome shotgun sequence genome, tgatgtgtcactgctacaagtatatttcaaaactttgccccgcccacttccgcctccacaaaggacgaaaatctgtggcatctacaaTTTTAAAGTTACGAGAAAACGCAAAACGCAGAGTCGTAGAGGATGATTATATGTTCTAGAGtacaaaatctgaaccagattgtataattattatagccataatcaagaaaacaatttcattctttctcgctctgtctctctctaacacacaggtttcatggtcggttatgccaattgcaaaatatgagttcaaggatctcagaacctataagagccagagcaaccaaatttggtatccacactcctttgatatcggaccttgaccgttttgtgtcaaaatttcgccacacccccttccgcccccgcaaaggacgaaaatctggggcatccacaaatctgagagactattaaggctagagtaatcAAATTTGCACTTCTGTTAGACGTCAGTATAAAAAGTATAtctcaaaacttcgccccacccccttccaccacaacaaaggacaaaaatctgGTGCGTctacaatattgcagattcgagaaaactaaaaacgcagaatcagagagaatgaccatatctattagatcgctgaatctggataagatcggatcatttttatagccaaaagaaacaaatctatttgaagtggctacgcagcgcccgacgtcacgctcagactgattttcggGTATCagtcgggtataactgtagagttgcggtgtccgcagcaactcacaaagttccccctcgtttattgTTAGGTctgaaatataaatagaaGCCTACGTATCCCtaaactcttcgagtaccCGGTATACAAAATGTTATTTAGAGAATTCCTAGCATAGTTGAAACTGCACaccaaatgaaaattaatgatTTACTACCAGATTCGACTACAAGACTATTAGAATCCATCACACAGCACAGGGCTATACGTCAAACATATTTCGAGTAAAAAGTTTGGCATCAGAAAACAGGACATAAATATTGCAGTCATTCGAAACAATTCAGTCGTCGGGAACAGAtataaaattcaacaaaaataaaaataatacaaataaaaatataaaaatgggAAAGGAAAATAGTGAGTGAAATACATAACCTGAAAgtgaaaatttgaatttgtttaataaaatacatttattccGATTAGAATATAAACCGAATGCCGAAAAACCAAGCAAACCAACCATCAAGCGGTACTTCGGCAAGCCCCTCCAAGAGCATCAACTAAAAGGTAAGTGAAGGATTGTTTCGACCCTGGCTGTACGTTGTTTACTTTTAAGATGTACGTTTTGGGAGGAATGAGTTGCAATTTCAATGAGTTGGACCTTCCTgagttctgtgttctgtgttctgtgaaTGTGCCATATACGGCCTCCAAATACGTTGCTCAGAATGTAGCCAAATAGCAGTAGACCCCTAGATGAATCGCgacttttcgtttttgttttaattaggTATGTTTCTATCAGAAAGCTACCTCTAGAGGGCGATATTTCGTTcgaatttaacaaaaaaatattttgacattttactCCAAGGCATACTTGATGGTTTCCATTTCAAGTGGGTAGCAATGAAGCTTTGAAATTTAGTTAGAAAATAACCGTGACCTTGATAAATCGCGGTCCATTGAGggtattttgttttgctttggaTTTGTTACCGCAGGTCCGTGTATCGATTACTTACCATTAATTATTCCACTCTTCTTCACGAATCTTAGCTACAGGTGCGTCTACGGAAGGAGACAAGGTTACTCACCCTCCGTATGGAGGTCCTGCCGCCTCTGGCttgcagaagcagaagcagaagcaggaagAGGAGCAAGGAGAATGGCAGACACAGCGGTGTCAGAAGAGGCGCGATAAGGCCGGGGAAGGCTGGGGcggaaagcagcagcagcagcggcagcagcaacttcCACAACAGCGCGGACAACACCGCGATCCTATAGAAAAACagaaccagcaacagcagacagTACAACGGCGTCTTCAGGGTCACAATGAACAACACCAAGGAGGCTCCCAGTTCTATGGTCCACCAAAACCGCAAGACGAACTCCCAAAATGGCCAAGAGCCCAGAACCGAGGTCTGCCTCTGCAGCCTCTGCAGAATCTGCAGAATCTGCTCCCTCAGACCCAAAAAGTGGTGCCGCCACTCCCAGCAGGCACCATGAAACGTGGAACTTTGGGAAAACCAGGTCAAGTATCTGTTAATTATCTCGAAGTTAACTTGGATAAAATGCCTGCGGTGGCCTATCAGTACGATGTGAAGATCACGTCAGTATGTCCTAAGAAGTTCTATCGTCAGGCTTTTGAGCAGTACAGAGTTGAACATTTGGGCGGTGCGATTGCCGCATATGATGGACGTGGATCGTGCTACTCAGTTGTGAAACTAAAATGCAGCCCCCAGGGCCAAGAAATTAAGGTAAGTGTTGTATATTTCGCTGAGTTTGATGTGCTTTTGAAGTGAAACTTGCCTCTTGTCCTCTTGTCCTCTTGTCGTCCAGGTAACAGATCGCCACGGCCGTACCTTGAATTACACTGTGGAGCTCAGGAAGACACAGGACTCGGAAGTCGATTTGAGCTCACTAAGAAGGTGAGTGAACCGAATTGAACGAATTGAACCGAATGTGTgcagttttccatttttccatttttgcagCTACATGAAGGACAAGATTTATGATAAGCCCATGCGAGCCTTGCAGTGTCTGGAGGTTGTGTTGGCGGCTCCCTGTCATAACACCGCTAGACGCGCCGGTCGCTCCTTCTTCAAAGGGTCTGATCCCGGAAACACCTTTGATCTTAAAGACGGCTACGAAGCTCTGGTTGGGCTCTATCAAACATTCGTGCTTGGCGATCGCCCGTTTGTTAATGTGGACATATCACACAAGGCCTTTCCGAAGGCCATGTCGATCATTGACTATATAGAGCAGTATCAGAGGCAGAAAATTGACAAAAGCACAAATCTTGACTACAGGCGTTCTGATATTGAGTCATTCCTAAATGACATTAATATAATTTACGACCCGCCTGCCTGCTTTGGCAGCGCCCCTCGCGTCTTCAGAGTCAACGGGCTTTCCAAGGCTCCGGCTAGCACTCAGACATTTGAGCTGGATGGGAAAGAAACGACCGTTGCAAAGTACTTCAAGTCTCGGGAGTATGATTTAAAGTTTCCGAACCTTCTCTGCTTGCATGTTGGGCCGCCGTTGAAACACATTTATTTGCCTATCGAACTATGTCGCATTGACGATGGACATACAATGAAGGTGAGTTAAAAATCTCCAAGCTCCCAGCGGGGAGCTTCCCTTCACTCCAAATCATTCTGCGTTTCctgcttttatttgttttatctgtatctgtatcgtaTCGCAGCGCAAGGATACTGCTGCTCGGGTGGCGGCCATACTTAAGTTTGCTGCCACGTCAACCAACGAGAGGAAGGCCAAGATCGTCCGCCTACTGGAATATTTCAAGCACAATTTAGACCCGACCATCAGCCACTTTGGCATACGCCTGGGCACTGACTTCATCGTCGTGAATACACGCACGCTCAATGCGCCTCAGATTgagtacaaaaacaacaatttggCTTCGGTGAGGAACGGTTCGTGGCGCATGGATCGGATGCAATTCTTTGAACCCAAGCCGAAGCCACATAAGTGGGCCATACTCTACGGTAAGATTAACTACCAGTATGTGGACGAGCTTCAGAAGATGGTAAGTTTTTCAGCATTGCAGCATTGCAGCATTTCAAACAGATCCGATCCTAATCCGACTAATTTTCGTCGCAGGTTCTTCAGCAGAGTCGCACCGTCAATCTGTGCCTGGATACCAAAGCCGACAAACGGAATTACAAGGACGAACGTGAACTAGATGCTCATTTCCACGATTTcaaaagaaatcaatttgatttGGTGTTCGTTATTATACCAAATGTCGGGCGCTCTTATGATGTCGTCAAGCAAAAGGCTGAGCTGAAGCACGGCATTCTCACGCAATGCCTCAAGCAGATCACAGTCGAGCGTAAATGCAACCCGCAGTGTATTGGTAACGTTCTACTTAAGGTCAATTCCAAGTTGAACGGTATTAATCACAAGCTAAGGGATGACCCGCGCTGTCTGTTAAAGAACGCAATGTTTTTGGGTGCCGATGTGACTCATCCGTCGCCCGATCAGTGGGAGATGCCCAGTGTGGTGGGTGTTGCCGCCTCCCATGATCCATTCGGGGCTTCATATAACATGCAATATCGCTTGCAACGCTCTACCCTGGAGGAGATCGAGGACATGGAGTCGATAACCCTGGAGCACTTGCGTGTTTATTATCAGTTCCGGAAATCATATCCCGAGCACATCATCTATTACCGTGATGGTGTCGGCGATTGTCAGTACCCCAAGATCAAAAGTGAAGAGTTGAGAGGAATTACTGCGGCCTGCTGCAAGGTACCGTTGCATCCGTTGCATCCGTTGCATCCAGATTTTGTTGTCATTTTCAATCGCTACTCGACCGTTCGCCTTTCAGATGCACATTAAACCCAAGATTTGCTGCGTCATTGTAGTTAAGCGGCATCATACGCGCTTCTTTCCGAGCGGAGCTCCATCGCAATACAACCAGTTGAACAATGTCGATCCGGGAACCGTCGTCGATCGCACCATTGTCCATCCCAATGAGATGGAGTTCTTCATGGTCAGCCATCAGGCGAATCAGGGGACGGCCAAGCCGACGCGTTACAGCGTAATTGAGAATACGGGCAACTTGGATATTGATGTACTGCAGCAATTGACATTCAATCTTTGTCACATGTTTCCTCGTTGCAACCGCGCAGTGTCTTATCCGGCTCCGGCATATTTGGCACATTTGGCTGCGGCACGTGGACGTGTCTACCTCACTGGGTGCGATATTaatactattattattattgtttcatATATTCGTTCTGATAACGTCTTGACTAATATCTTGACCGCTTTTCTTCCAGCTCCACCATGTTCCGTTCTCCACAGGAGGAGTACGCAAAGCGTTTGATTGTTCCAGACTTCATGAAGACGAATCCTATGTACTTCGTGTAGGCATCAGAAAACAGCTTCACTTCTGCCTATATGCCTATAgtaattcaattcaaatatGATTATTCTTtatcaatttcatcaattgaatattttatcattatcatcatgTGAGGGGCACACTCTACtcactctactctactctactctactctacgtTGTAGCTGTATACCAGAGCTGTCGACCAGAGCTACGCAGTAGCCGGCGCTACGGCGACGTGTGTGCTGAACGGGTCGCTTCGTCCGCCGCTTGAAGTCCTGGTTGGTCCAACCGTCCCACTTGCGAGTTCGAAAATCGCTCCTGAGCCTGGCCCGGGATAGTACGTGCCAGGGCAcgcttttcccttttttgcAGCCTTTATGCCGCTCTGCTATTTTGTagctttctgctgctggcctctGCTTGCGGGTGTGAGAGGGTCGGTATTCCCTTCTCCCTCTATCCATGCTGGCTCTTTTAATATAGTCGCCCGGCTCTCTTGGCACCGGCTGCTCTGGCGGTATGACGTGGGCGTGAGAGCGATCGTCGAGCTTTCGTGGTATTGTCGTTTCGTTATTTCCCCACTCTGTGTGGCGTAACGTAGCGTGATTTCCCCTGTTTGAGGTGACTTTGTGCTGCCGCAGTGTCATGTTGAGGTAGGCCCATTGCTGGTGATGCTCTTGGCGATTCTCTGGAGCTGATTCCGGTTTTGGTTCATTTTACAATCTggctaattaaataaaatctCACCGTTTTAGTCTGCTTAGTCTATTTTCGTAGCCTAAATGCGAATATATATACCCACCAACAGGGGGTGATCAAAGAAACATGGATATGTCAAGGGATAAGTGTTAAtgaaatactcgtaataaTGCCCTCTGGGCTGTCCCTACAGGGGACGGTGCTACTCCTGTTTCTTCACAAGTTGAAAGAAAGTACTAGTTAAGACTAAGCGAGAGAGGAAAGAATGATCTCAATTGAGGGAAAATACGGTTTATTTATTGACTATTTTGACTGAACCGCgaattaatttcaattgcatttaaattgtatCGATTGAAATTGGTCAATCATTTGAAATAATTTACTTGCTTGAGCGCATGAAAAATAGCAGAACCTCTGATGAAACAATTTTGTGTGGATTGATATGTGCATGAAAGATTTCACTCCTTTCCTTAGTGGAAATCAATGGAGTCAAATATTTTGTTCGATTTTCACTAAAATAATAAGCAGCTGCTGTTGTAGATTATTAGAATCGATCACACAGCACAGTGCTATACGTCAAACATATTTCGAGTAAAAAGTTTGGCATCAGAAAACAGGAAATAAATATTGCAGTCATTCGAAACAATTCAGTCGTCGGGAACAGAtataaaattcaacaaaaataaaaataatacaaataaaaatataaaaatgggAAAGGAAAATAGTGAGTGAAATACATAACCTGAAAgtgaaaatttgaatttgtttaataaaatacatttattccGATTAGAATATAAACCGAATGCCGAAAAACCAAGCAAACCAACCATCAAGCGGTACTTCGGCAAGCCCCTCCAAGAGCATCAACTAAAAGGTAAGTGAAGGATTGTTTCGACCCTGGCTGTACGTTGTTTACTTTTAAGATGTACGTTTTGGGAGGAATGAGTTCCAATTTCAATGAGTTGCACCTTCCTgagttctgtgttctgtgttctgtgttctgtgaaTGTGCCATATACGGCCTCCAAATACGTTGCTCAGAATGTAGCCAAATAGCAGTAGACCCCTAGATGAATCGCgacttttcgtttttgttttaattaggTATGTTTCTATCAGAAAGCTACCTCTAGAGGGCGATATTTCGTTcgaatttaacaaaaaaagatTTTGACATTTTACTCCAAGGCATACTTGATGGTTTCCATTTCAAGTGGGTAGCAATGAAGCTTTGAAATTTAGTTAGAAAATAACCGTGACCTTGATAAATCGCGCAGGTCCGTGTATCGATTACTTACCATTAATTATTCCACTCTTCTTCACGAATCTTAGCTACAGGTGCGTCTGCGGAAGGAGACAAGGTTACTCACCCTCCGTATGGAGGTCCTGCCGCCTCTGGCttgcagaagcagaagcagaagcagaagcaggaagAGGAGCAAGGAGAATGGCAGACACAGAGGTGTCAGAAGAGGCGCGATAAGGCCGGGGAAGGCTGGGGcggaaagcagcagcagcagcagcagcaacttccACAACAGCGCGGACAACACCGCGATCCTATAGAAAAACagaaccagcaacagcagacagTACAACGGCGTCTTCAGGGCCACAATGAACAACACCAAGGAGGCTCCCAGTTCTATGGTCCACCAAAACCGCAAGACGAACTCCCAAAATGGCCAAGAGCCCAGAACCGAGGTCTGCCTCTGCAGCCTCTGCAGAATCTGCTCCCTCAGACCCAAAAAGTGGTGCCGCCACTCCCAGCAGGCACCATGAAACGTGGAACTTTGGGAAAACCAGGTCAAGTATCTGT contains:
- the LOC6897740 gene encoding protein argonaute-2-like isoform X2, with product MGKENKYKPNAEKPSKPTIKRYFGKPLQEHQLKATGASTEGDKVTHPPYGGPAASGLQKQKQKQEEEQGEWQTQRCQKRRDKAGEGWGGKQQQQRQQQLPQQRGQHRDPIEKQNQQQQTVQRRLQGHNEQHQGGSQFYGPPKPQDELPKWPRAQNRGLPLQPLQNLQNLLPQTQKVVPPLPAGTMKRGTLGKPGQVSVNYLEVNLDKMPAVAYQYDVKITSVCPKKFYRQAFEQYRVEHLGGAIAAYDGRGSCYSVVKLKCSPQGQEIKVTDRHGRTLNYTVELRKTQDSEVDLSSLRSYMKDKIYDKPMRALQCLEVVLAAPCHNTARRAGRSFFKGSDPGNTFDLKDGYEALVGLYQTFVLGDRPFVNVDISHKAFPKAMSIIDYIEQYQRQKIDKSTNLDYRRSDIESFLNDINIIYDPPACFGSAPRVFRVNGLSKAPASTQTFELDGKETTVAKYFKSREYDLRFPNLLCLHVGPPLKHIYLPIELCRIDDGQTMKRKDTAARVAAILKFAATSTNERKAKIVRLLEYFKHNLDPTISHFGIRLGTDFIVVNTRTLNAPQIEYKNNNLASVRNGSWRMDRMQFFEPKPKPHKWAILYGKINYQYVDELQKMVLQQSRTVNLCLDTKADKRNYKDERELDAHFHDFKRNQFDLVFVIIPNVGRSYDVVKQKAVEDTGLGSRFELTKKVSEPN
- the LOC6897740 gene encoding protein argonaute-2-like isoform X1 — encoded protein: MGKENKYKPNAEKPSKPTIKRYFGKPLQEHQLKATGASTEGDKVTHPPYGGPAASGLQKQKQKQEEEQGEWQTQRCQKRRDKAGEGWGGKQQQQRQQQLPQQRGQHRDPIEKQNQQQQTVQRRLQGHNEQHQGGSQFYGPPKPQDELPKWPRAQNRGLPLQPLQNLQNLLPQTQKVVPPLPAGTMKRGTLGKPGQVSVNYLEVNLDKMPAVAYQYDVKITSVCPKKFYRQAFEQYRVEHLGGAIAAYDGRGSCYSVVKLKCSPQGQEIKVTDRHGRTLNYTVELRKTQDSEVDLSSLRSYMKDKIYDKPMRALQCLEVVLAAPCHNTARRAGRSFFKGSDPGNTFDLKDGYEALVGLYQTFVLGDRPFVNVDISHKAFPKAMSIIDYIEQYQRQKIDKSTNLDYRRSDIESFLNDINIIYDPPACFGSAPRVFRVNGLSKAPASTQTFELDGKETTVAKYFKSREYDLKFPNLLCLHVGPPLKHIYLPIELCRIDDGHTMKRKDTAARVAAILKFAATSTNERKAKIVRLLEYFKHNLDPTISHFGIRLGTDFIVVNTRTLNAPQIEYKNNNLASVRNGSWRMDRMQFFEPKPKPHKWAILYGKINYQYVDELQKMVLQQSRTVNLCLDTKADKRNYKDERELDAHFHDFKRNQFDLVFVIIPNVGRSYDVVKQKAELKHGILTQCLKQITVERKCNPQCIGNVLLKVNSKLNGINHKLRDDPRCLLKNAMFLGADVTHPSPDQWEMPSVVGVAASHDPFGASYNMQYRLQRSTLEEIEDMESITLEHLRVYYQFRKSYPEHIIYYRDGVGDCQYPKIKSEELRGITAACCKMHIKPKICCVIVVKRHHTRFFPSGAPSQYNQLNNVDPGTVVDRTIVHPNEMEFFMVSHQANQGTAKPTRYSVIENTGNLDIDVLQQLTFNLCHMFPRCNRAVSYPAPAYLAHLAAARGRVYLTGSTMFRSPQEEYAKRLIVPDFMKTNPMYFV
- the LOC117183343 gene encoding uncharacterized protein codes for the protein MTLRQHKVTSNRGNHATLRHTEWGNNETTIPRKLDDRSHAHVIPPEQPVPREPGDYIKRASMDRGRREYRPSHTRKQRPAAESYKIAERHKGCKKGKSVPWHVLSRARLRSDFRTRKWDGWTNQDFKRRTKRPVQHTRRRSAGYCVALVDSSGI